The Pseudomonas aeruginosa genome includes the window GTGGGATTGTGTCATGGGTCGGACTCCCTGCCCTCGTCCGTCGAAGACGAGGTGCGGCTGGTTCGGTTGATCAGATCAGCGGCGCTACGGAAGGCGCCTGGCGCAGGCCCCAGGCGCGCTGGATGAGGATTTCCGCCTCGGCGTCGGTGGCCGCGCCGGAGAACGCCAGCAGGCGGCGGAACTTATCGGCCAGTTCGTCGCGGCTGAGGGTATTGCCGGGATCGCCCTTGGGTTCGTCGATGGCGGCGGTATGGCGCCGCCCCTGGCGATCGAGCACTTCGACCCGCCCGAGCCAGCGCTGCGGATAGGCGGCGTCGACCTCCGGGTCCAGGCGCATCTCGACCCGCTCGCGGAACGCTGCGACCCGCGGGTCGCTCAGCGCATGCCGATGGAACTCGCCGAGGCCGGCCTTGCCGTACACGGCGATCAGGCCCAGCACGGTGCCCATGGAGAACTTCGCCTGGTGCACGGTCTGCGGCTCGACCACCCGGCCGAGCACGTCGATGGCGCCCTGGTGGACCCGCGCGGTGACCGCGGCGATCTGCGAGTGATCGAGCCCTTCGCGCTGCATCAGCGCCAGCAGCGCGTCGGCCGCGGGATGGGTATGGCGGCACGAGGCGTGGAACTTGAACGAGGTTTCCAGCAACGCCCAGCGGCTGCCGAGGCGATCCACCAGGCGCTCGGGGTCGGCGTCGCTGGACATCCCGGCGGCCATCCCCTGCTCGCCTTCGAGGATGTGTCGCGCGCCGCTCAGGCCGTCGGCGGTGAGATAGGCGGCGAGCAGCCCGTCGGCGGCGGCCTTGGCGGTATGCAACTGCTTGGAATCGGCGGCGTCGCGGAGGAACTCCCAGAGCCCGGCGGCCTGGGTTCCGGCGCTGCCGAGCAGGTCGACGAAGCGCTCGCGGTCGAAGTCCATCAGCTTGCCCACCGCCACTGCCGCGGCGAGGGTGCCGACCGTGGCAGTGGTATGGAACACCCGGTAGTGGGAACGGCCGAGGAATTCGCCGATGCGGATGCCGGCCTCGTAGCCGGCCACCGCCGCGAGGATCAGCTCGGCGCCGCTGCGGCCGAGGTCCTGGGCCGCGGCCAGGGCAGCAGGGAAGACCACCGCCGCGGGGTGCAGCACCGAGCTGTTGTGCAGGTCGTCCTGCTCCACCACGTGGGAAGCCGCGCCGTTCACCAGGGCGGCGAAATACGGCGAGCTGCGCCGCCGGCTGGGCAGGATCTGCGCGCTACCGTCGGCCGGGCCCATGCGTTCGGCGTAGCGCTCGAACAATGGGATCGGATGCTGGCCCTTGCCGGCCAGCGCCGAGCCGAGCCAGTCGAGGAACAATTCTTCCATCCGCGCCAACACCGCCGGCGGCAGGTCCTGGTAGCGCAGGCCGGCGAGAAAGCCGGCGAGTTGCTGGGTGTAGTCGGTCATGACCAACGCTCTCTTGTAGTTGTCCCGAGGCACGCGGCCTACAGCGGGTTGCTCAGTTCGATCAGGTTCAGGTCGGGGTCGCGCAGGTACAGCGAGAGGATCGGCCCGCCGGCGCCGGTGCGCTGCACCGGGCCCTCGAGGATTTCCACGGCCTGCTGGCGCAGTTGCTCGGCCACCGCCTCGAGTGGCGTGGCGACGATGAAACAGAGGTCGGCGGACCCTGGCGTAGGTCGCTCGGCCTTGGGTTCGAATTCGCCCCCGGCCTGGTGCAGGTTGATCTTCTGCGCACCGAAGGCGAGGGCCTTGCGACCCGCGCCGAAGGTAACGGCGCGCATGCCCAGCACGCGTGTGTAGAAATCGATGCTGGCGTCGATGTCGCGGACGGTGAGCACCAGGTGGTCGAGACGGTCGATCTGCATGGGCGGCTCCCGCTTCAGAACGAGCGCGGCAGTTCGAGCAGGTGCTCGGCCACGTAGGACAGGATCAGGTTGGTGGAGATCGGCGCCACCTGGTACAGGCGGGTCTCGCGGAACTTGCGCTCGACGTCGTACTCGCAGGCGAAGCCGAAGCCGCCGTGGGTCTGCAGGCAGGCGTTGGCCGCCTCCCAGGAAGCTTTCGCCGCCAGGTACTTGGCCATGTTCGCGCTGGCCCCGGCGTTGAGCCCGGCGTCGTACTCCTGGCAGGCGCGCCAGCGCATCAGGTCGGCGGCCTCCACTTCGATGTGCGCCTCGGCGATGGGGAACTGCACGCCCTGGTTCTGCCCTATCGGCCGGCCGAAGACCACGCGGTCGCGGGCATAGTGGCTGGCCTTGTCGATGAACCAGCGGCCGTCGCCGATGCATTCGGCGGCGATCAGGGTGCGCTCGGCATTGAGGCCGTCGAGGATGTAGCGGAAGCCCTTGCCTTCCTCGCCGATCAGGCTATCGGCGGGGATCTCCAGGTTGTCGAAGAACAGCTCGTTGGTCTCGTGGTTGACCATGTTGGCGATCGGCTGCACGGTCAGGCCCTTGCCGATGGCCTCGCGCAGGTCGACGAGGAAGATCGACATGCCTTCGGACTTGCGCTTCACCTCGGCCAGCGGCGTGGTGCGCGCCAGCAGGATCATCAGGTCGGAGTGCTGGATCCGCGAGATCCACACCTTCTGCCCGTTGATCACATAGCGGTCGCCCTTGCGCACGGCGGTGGTCTTGATCTTGGTGGTATCGGTGCCGGTGGTCGGCTCGGTCACCCCCATCGACTGCAGGCGCAGCTCGCCGCTGGCCAGCTTCGGCAGGTAGAAGCGCTTCTGCGCCTCGCTGCCGTTACGCAGCAACGTGAACATGTTGTACATCTGCCCGTGCACGGTGCCGGAGTTGCCGCCGCAGCGGTTGACTTCCTCCAGGATCACCGAGGCCTCGGCCAGGCCCAGACCGGAACCGCCGTACTCCTCCGGGATCATCGCCGAGAGCCAGCCGGCGTCGGTCAGGGCCTTGACGAAGGCCTCGGGAAAACCGCGCTGCTCATCGATGCGGCGCCAGTAGGCGGCGTCGAATTCGGCGCAGAGGGCACGTACGCCCTCGCGGATCGCGTTCAGCTCTTCGCTGTTCGGATTCATCGGTGACTCCTCGATTCTTGTCGTTGGATGGGCGCTGGGGCCCTTTCAGTCGAATTCCACGTCGCCGCGCTGGGCCAGGCCGGCGCCATTGCCGACCCATACCTCGGCCTTGCCGGCAGCGAGCAGGCGGCCGCCGACCTCGAACGGCTCGGGACAGATCAGCGGGCGCAGGCCGCGATAGGCGAAGCGACGCAGGCGCGCCTGCGGATTGGCCCGGCAGAACGCGCGCAGGGCCAGGGTGGCGATCAGCGGACCGTGCACCACCAGGCCCGGATAGCCTTCGGCATCGGTGACATAGGGCCAGTCGTAGTGAATGCGGTGGCCGTTGAAAGTCACCGCCGAGTAGCGGAACAGCAACACCGGATCGGGCTCCAGCGCCTCGCGCCAGTCGCCCTCGGGCAAGGCCTCGGTACCGCCGAGCTTGGGCGGGGTCGGTTCGCGGTAGACGATGTCGTGCTCTTCGCTCAGCGCCAGTTGGCCGTCCTGGCGGTAGTCGTGGCGCAGGGTGACGAACAGCAGCGCGCCGCTGCGACCGTGCTTCTCCTCGACCCGGAGGATGGTCGAGGTGCGGCTGGCCTCGCCGCCGACCCGCAGCGGCTGGTGGAACTCCAGGCGCCCGCCGGCCCACATGCGGTTGCGATCGTCCGCCGGCGGCAGGAAACCGCCGCGCGCCGGGTGGCCGTCGACGCCGAGGCCGGCGGCCTCCACCGGGTCCTGGAAGAACGCCCAGTGCCAGAGCGGCGGCAGCGCTTCGCCGTGGGCCGGGGTCGGCTCGCCGAAGGTGGCGGCGATGCGCTTGACCAGGTTGCGGCTCAATTGATCGTGGGTTTCTTCCTGGCGACCGATCCAGGGGGCGAAAGCGGACTCACTCATGCGTGGCTTCCCATGACCTAGGGGG containing:
- a CDS encoding FAS1-like dehydratase domain-containing protein encodes the protein MSESAFAPWIGRQEETHDQLSRNLVKRIAATFGEPTPAHGEALPPLWHWAFFQDPVEAAGLGVDGHPARGGFLPPADDRNRMWAGGRLEFHQPLRVGGEASRTSTILRVEEKHGRSGALLFVTLRHDYRQDGQLALSEEHDIVYREPTPPKLGGTEALPEGDWREALEPDPVLLFRYSAVTFNGHRIHYDWPYVTDAEGYPGLVVHGPLIATLALRAFCRANPQARLRRFAYRGLRPLICPEPFEVGGRLLAAGKAEVWVGNGAGLAQRGDVEFD
- a CDS encoding VOC family protein codes for the protein MQIDRLDHLVLTVRDIDASIDFYTRVLGMRAVTFGAGRKALAFGAQKINLHQAGGEFEPKAERPTPGSADLCFIVATPLEAVAEQLRQQAVEILEGPVQRTGAGGPILSLYLRDPDLNLIELSNPL
- a CDS encoding MmgE/PrpD family protein is translated as MTDYTQQLAGFLAGLRYQDLPPAVLARMEELFLDWLGSALAGKGQHPIPLFERYAERMGPADGSAQILPSRRRSSPYFAALVNGAASHVVEQDDLHNSSVLHPAAVVFPAALAAAQDLGRSGAELILAAVAGYEAGIRIGEFLGRSHYRVFHTTATVGTLAAAVAVGKLMDFDRERFVDLLGSAGTQAAGLWEFLRDAADSKQLHTAKAAADGLLAAYLTADGLSGARHILEGEQGMAAGMSSDADPERLVDRLGSRWALLETSFKFHASCRHTHPAADALLALMQREGLDHSQIAAVTARVHQGAIDVLGRVVEPQTVHQAKFSMGTVLGLIAVYGKAGLGEFHRHALSDPRVAAFRERVEMRLDPEVDAAYPQRWLGRVEVLDRQGRRHTAAIDEPKGDPGNTLSRDELADKFRRLLAFSGAATDAEAEILIQRAWGLRQAPSVAPLI
- a CDS encoding acyl-CoA dehydrogenase family protein, with protein sequence MNPNSEELNAIREGVRALCAEFDAAYWRRIDEQRGFPEAFVKALTDAGWLSAMIPEEYGGSGLGLAEASVILEEVNRCGGNSGTVHGQMYNMFTLLRNGSEAQKRFYLPKLASGELRLQSMGVTEPTTGTDTTKIKTTAVRKGDRYVINGQKVWISRIQHSDLMILLARTTPLAEVKRKSEGMSIFLVDLREAIGKGLTVQPIANMVNHETNELFFDNLEIPADSLIGEEGKGFRYILDGLNAERTLIAAECIGDGRWFIDKASHYARDRVVFGRPIGQNQGVQFPIAEAHIEVEAADLMRWRACQEYDAGLNAGASANMAKYLAAKASWEAANACLQTHGGFGFACEYDVERKFRETRLYQVAPISTNLILSYVAEHLLELPRSF